In Seonamhaeicola sp. S2-3, the genomic window TTCGTATTTCAGAAAGAAAAGTATTTAAAATAGAATTTTGTTGGTTAATGTTGTGAACTTGCATAAACAGGATATTATTTCACAAGTAAAGTTATTAAATTAAAGTATATTTGTTCATTAAATTTTTAGAATATGTTTACCAAAAAAGCTAATAAAATATTTCAAGACGTTATTGAAGAATATCATAAAATTGATTCAGTAGATCAACCTTTTAAAAATGCTTATGATAAAACCGATTTAATAGAGCATTTATTATACAGAAAATGTTGGATTGACACCGTACAATGGCACTATGAAGACATTATTAGAGATCCACAAATAGATCCTGTTGCAGCCTTAAAACTAAAAAGACAAATTGATGCTTCTAACCAAGATAGAACCGATATGGTGGAGTACATTGATAGTTATTTTTTAGAAAAATATAAAGATGTAACACCAAAAGATAATGCCACAATAAACACCGAAAGTCCTGCGTGGGGAATAGACAGGCTATCTATTTTAGCATTAAAAATTTATCATATGAATGAAGAGGCTACTCGTACTGATGCCTCAGATGCACACAGAGAAGCTTGTCAAAAAAAATTAGATGTTTTGTTAGAGCAACGTGTAGATTTATCTACTGCCATTGACACACTTTTAAGCGATATTGAAAAGGGCGATAAATACATGAAAGTGTATAAGCAAATGAAAATGTATAATGATGATGAGCTAAATCCTGTACTTCGTTCTCAAAAGTAGTTAGCGTGTTACACATTGAACTTGCCAAAATG contains:
- a CDS encoding DUF4254 domain-containing protein, giving the protein MFTKKANKIFQDVIEEYHKIDSVDQPFKNAYDKTDLIEHLLYRKCWIDTVQWHYEDIIRDPQIDPVAALKLKRQIDASNQDRTDMVEYIDSYFLEKYKDVTPKDNATINTESPAWGIDRLSILALKIYHMNEEATRTDASDAHREACQKKLDVLLEQRVDLSTAIDTLLSDIEKGDKYMKVYKQMKMYNDDELNPVLRSQK